The proteins below are encoded in one region of Polycladomyces zharkentensis:
- a CDS encoding COX15/CtaA family protein: MIKSGEKPTNLFPLALVTLVGLFLVNILGFIDTQTGSELGCGRDWPFCKGGIIPAEWDFHTAIEFIHRLIVVIDLVLLVFLTVATWKRYRTRKEIRVLMGICFAGFVGEAALGAMTVLFDNPPSVLALHMGLSLVSFSALYLWTAILRQIETGKGQMLVTRETDRVKQLGKWAWGTFISCFLVIYFGSYVSFTGSGVYFQGWPFPTESYSQVHEALFIDWTHRLMAFALLLLILRMNLLAYRIRLERKDLWTGSIHALLLAVLQILSGALLIFTKLHLVAFLLHVSIVTLLVCSLSLLGFKTLLSTRGLTLTRQNG, from the coding sequence ATGATAAAATCTGGTGAGAAACCAACCAACCTCTTTCCATTGGCGCTCGTCACCCTTGTTGGGTTGTTTTTGGTCAATATCTTGGGCTTTATTGACACCCAAACCGGTTCAGAGCTAGGATGTGGGAGAGACTGGCCGTTTTGTAAAGGGGGGATCATTCCTGCCGAGTGGGATTTTCATACGGCTATTGAGTTTATTCATCGATTGATTGTGGTCATTGATCTCGTTCTCTTGGTCTTCCTGACTGTAGCCACATGGAAACGATACCGAACAAGAAAAGAGATCCGGGTTCTAATGGGGATCTGTTTTGCTGGCTTTGTTGGGGAAGCTGCTCTGGGAGCGATGACTGTTTTATTTGATAATCCCCCTTCAGTGCTAGCCCTTCATATGGGATTGTCACTCGTCTCATTTAGCGCTTTGTATTTGTGGACGGCCATCCTTCGACAGATCGAAACCGGAAAAGGCCAAATGCTTGTCACACGCGAGACCGACCGTGTGAAACAGCTGGGCAAATGGGCATGGGGAACGTTCATTTCCTGTTTTTTGGTCATCTATTTTGGTTCGTATGTTTCGTTCACCGGATCGGGAGTCTATTTCCAGGGATGGCCCTTTCCAACGGAGTCCTACAGTCAGGTGCATGAAGCCTTGTTCATTGATTGGACTCACCGACTCATGGCCTTTGCGTTGTTGTTGTTGATTCTGAGAATGAACCTCTTGGCTTATCGGATACGCTTGGAAAGAAAAGATTTATGGACAGGGAGCATTCACGCCCTTCTTCTGGCTGTTCTGCAAATACTCAGCGGTGCACTGCTGATTTTCACAAAGTTGCACCTAGTGGCGTTTCTACTCCATGTTTCGATCGTGACCCTGTTGGTTTGTTCTTTAAGTTTGCTGGGATTCAAAACATTGCTTTCCACAAGGGGACTGACCTTGACCCGTCAGAACGGGTAA
- the hemQ gene encoding hydrogen peroxide-dependent heme synthase has translation MSQAVSTYEGWFVYHDFRKIDWNKWKSIHPSKREQMMQELLDTIREWSSVENNRKGSFGQYAVLGHKADLLFVHLRPTIDELNEVKLQFDKLDFADVTSTPYSFTSVVELSSYTIPPGTDPFSDPAFRERLEPILPKTQYVCFYPMNKRRLGDDNWYMLSVEERRKMMKSHGMIGRSYAGRVRQIITGAIGFDDWEWGVSLFSDDPLTFKKLVTEMRFDEVSARFGEFGPFYVGCRLTSDGLNALLSDNIK, from the coding sequence ATGAGCCAAGCTGTAAGCACCTACGAAGGATGGTTTGTCTATCATGATTTTCGCAAGATCGATTGGAACAAATGGAAATCCATCCACCCCTCCAAAAGGGAACAAATGATGCAAGAGTTGCTTGACACCATCCGGGAATGGTCATCGGTTGAGAACAACCGTAAAGGCAGCTTTGGTCAATATGCCGTCCTTGGGCATAAAGCCGATCTGTTGTTTGTTCATCTTCGCCCCACAATCGACGAATTAAACGAAGTAAAGTTGCAGTTTGACAAACTGGATTTTGCCGATGTCACTTCAACTCCCTATTCCTTTACTTCCGTTGTTGAACTCAGTTCTTACACGATTCCTCCGGGTACCGATCCCTTTAGTGATCCTGCTTTCCGGGAACGTCTCGAACCGATCCTGCCAAAAACGCAATATGTATGTTTCTACCCCATGAATAAGCGGAGACTCGGGGACGATAACTGGTATATGCTCTCGGTTGAAGAACGCAGAAAAATGATGAAAAGCCACGGCATGATCGGCCGTTCGTATGCGGGTAGGGTTCGGCAGATCATTACAGGTGCGATCGGCTTCGATGATTGGGAATGGGGAGTTTCCTTGTTTTCAGACGACCCCTTGACTTTCAAAAAGCTGGTAACTGAAATGAGGTTTGATGAGGTAAGTGCGCGGTTTGGCGAATTTGGCCCCTTTTACGTCGGTTGCAGGCTGACGAGTGACGGGTTGAATGCTTTGCTCAGCGACAACATCAAATGA
- a CDS encoding arginase family protein, with protein MIMGLLHHDVTLLNFGDAYPWQRELSGFADEWIELTDITEAHLFCSHEALTEIGHRLSGRTSRGITYIGSGNYHYVTYLLLSKINRPFSLVLFDNHTDAKLTDGMSGLLSCGSWVAEAAARFPHLRQVLIVGVCAEQNHSPSESLGKTVLWPSVGEPQKLLSVIPTEDVYISIDKDVLDRSFAVTNWDHGNMHLRELLAALQTLVRQKNVLGIDVCGELPVPPAEVWRYTDQLRLNEQANLAILQSVLCA; from the coding sequence ATGATCATGGGACTCCTTCATCATGACGTGACGTTGTTGAACTTTGGCGACGCTTATCCTTGGCAACGTGAGCTGTCCGGCTTTGCCGACGAATGGATCGAGCTTACGGACATCACGGAGGCCCATCTGTTTTGCTCGCACGAAGCGTTGACAGAAATTGGTCATCGGCTGTCCGGCCGGACCAGTCGCGGGATCACGTATATCGGAAGCGGAAATTACCACTATGTCACGTATCTTTTGCTCAGCAAAATCAACCGGCCATTCAGCCTCGTCCTGTTTGACAACCACACCGATGCGAAGCTGACGGACGGCATGTCCGGGCTGTTGTCGTGCGGATCGTGGGTGGCCGAGGCGGCAGCGCGCTTTCCGCATCTGCGGCAAGTGCTGATCGTCGGGGTTTGTGCGGAGCAAAATCACTCTCCCTCTGAATCTCTCGGTAAAACCGTCCTTTGGCCGAGCGTAGGGGAACCGCAGAAACTGCTTTCCGTGATTCCGACTGAAGACGTTTATATCAGTATCGACAAGGATGTATTGGATCGTTCGTTTGCCGTAACCAACTGGGATCATGGAAACATGCATCTGCGGGAACTGCTCGCGGCACTGCAAACACTCGTCCGGCAGAAGAACGTCCTCGGTATCGACGTCTGCGGCGAACTGCCGGTACCCCCTGCTGAAGTCTGGCGTTACACCGATCAACTCCGTCTGAACGAGCAGGCCAATCTGGCCATCCTCCAATCCGTGCTGTGCGCGTAG
- a CDS encoding aldo/keto reductase family protein, producing the protein MKYRRLGNSGLKVSEISLGSWLTYGGYVGKEQAISIIDKAYELGINFFDTANIYMNGEAEKIVGEALRKYPRESYVLATKVWGPMGERPNDRGLSRKHIMEQCEASLKRLGLDYIDVYYCHAFDYDTPMEETLRAMDDLVRQGKVLYIGISNWTAAQIAEAVSIVDQYLLHRIVVNQPLYNMFAREIEEEIIPLCERNGIGQVVYSPLAQGVLAGKYKAVTDAPAGSRATDKHGTETVKSWLKEENLRKVERLRPIAKELGLSLAQLALAWTLRQPNVSSAIIGASRPEQVEDNIKASGVVIPDEALAKIDEILQAS; encoded by the coding sequence ATGAAGTACCGTCGTCTTGGAAACTCCGGATTGAAAGTAAGCGAAATCAGCCTGGGAAGCTGGCTGACATATGGCGGCTATGTCGGTAAAGAGCAGGCGATCTCCATCATCGACAAGGCCTACGAACTGGGTATCAACTTCTTCGACACGGCCAACATTTATATGAACGGCGAAGCGGAGAAGATCGTCGGTGAGGCCTTACGGAAGTATCCCCGCGAATCGTACGTGCTGGCGACAAAAGTTTGGGGACCGATGGGCGAACGTCCCAACGACCGGGGATTGTCCCGCAAGCACATCATGGAACAGTGCGAAGCCAGCTTGAAACGGCTGGGTCTAGATTACATCGACGTATACTACTGCCACGCCTTCGACTACGACACGCCCATGGAAGAAACCCTGCGGGCGATGGACGATCTCGTCCGGCAGGGCAAAGTGTTGTACATTGGTATCAGCAACTGGACAGCGGCGCAAATCGCCGAAGCAGTTTCCATCGTGGATCAATATCTGCTGCACCGGATTGTGGTGAATCAGCCGCTGTACAACATGTTTGCGAGGGAGATCGAGGAGGAAATCATTCCGCTGTGTGAGCGGAACGGCATCGGACAAGTCGTCTACTCGCCACTTGCCCAGGGCGTGCTTGCCGGCAAATACAAAGCGGTGACAGATGCGCCTGCGGGCAGTCGGGCAACCGACAAACACGGCACGGAGACGGTAAAATCGTGGCTGAAAGAGGAAAACTTGCGCAAGGTGGAACGTCTGCGTCCGATCGCCAAAGAACTCGGACTATCCTTGGCTCAGCTGGCGCTGGCCTGGACGCTGCGCCAACCGAACGTCTCCAGTGCGATCATCGGGGCGAGCAGGCCCGAACAGGTGGAAGACAATATCAAAGCCTCGGGAGTGGTGATTCCGGACGAGGCACTGGCGAAGATCGACGAGATTTTGCAGGCATCCTGA
- a CDS encoding nucleotidyltransferase family protein produces the protein MKALLLAGGLGTRLRPLTEHLPKPMAPVVNRPWLEHLILHLKSQGISEFVIAVKHNADVIRRYFEDGSKFGVRIEYSQEPELLGTAGAIKHAEQLLTDRFIVVNADIINHVELVPLLEFHQTNGALVTIGLTEVDDPSHYGVVLQTMSGRIVRFVEKPPRHAAPSNRINAGIYVMEKEALKWIPAGREVSIERETFPTLIRKGFPVYGWLVRGYWLDMGTLDRYLALHRDVLDGKCALQLSYPEQKEGIWTGADVDISDDVTLVPPVVIGNGVKIGHGCVVGPYAVLGDKVTVESGSACSHSVALPGARLESNRTIRNAIFGQDFFVEVQPPVYAVNKKVVQR, from the coding sequence ATGAAAGCACTGTTGTTAGCTGGCGGGTTGGGAACACGTTTGAGACCTCTGACTGAACACCTCCCCAAGCCCATGGCTCCGGTCGTCAATCGGCCATGGCTTGAACACCTCATCCTACACCTCAAATCTCAAGGCATTTCTGAGTTCGTCATTGCTGTCAAACACAACGCGGATGTCATTCGGAGATACTTCGAAGACGGGAGCAAATTCGGCGTTCGCATTGAGTACAGCCAGGAGCCTGAGCTGCTCGGTACAGCTGGGGCCATCAAGCATGCGGAACAGTTGTTGACGGATCGGTTCATCGTCGTGAACGCCGACATCATCAATCATGTCGAGCTTGTGCCGTTGCTGGAATTCCATCAGACGAACGGTGCGCTGGTCACGATTGGGTTGACGGAAGTGGATGACCCCTCTCACTACGGTGTAGTCCTGCAAACCATGTCGGGCCGGATTGTCCGCTTTGTGGAGAAACCGCCCCGTCACGCCGCGCCTTCCAATCGTATCAATGCGGGCATTTACGTGATGGAGAAAGAGGCGTTGAAATGGATTCCGGCCGGGCGCGAGGTGTCGATCGAGCGTGAGACATTCCCGACGCTGATTCGCAAAGGGTTCCCCGTTTACGGCTGGCTCGTGCGTGGCTACTGGCTGGATATGGGGACGCTCGACCGTTATCTTGCGTTGCACCGGGATGTTCTCGACGGCAAGTGCGCTCTTCAGCTTTCTTACCCTGAGCAAAAAGAAGGCATATGGACAGGTGCGGACGTCGACATATCCGACGATGTGACGCTGGTACCACCCGTGGTCATCGGAAACGGCGTGAAGATTGGTCACGGTTGCGTGGTCGGTCCCTATGCGGTGCTGGGTGACAAAGTGACAGTTGAATCCGGTAGCGCTTGCTCACACTCCGTCGCCTTGCCGGGTGCTCGCCTCGAGAGCAACCGTACAATCCGTAACGCCATCTTCGGCCAGGACTTTTTTGTTGAAGTACAACCTCCAGTTTATGCAGTCAACAAGAAGGTGGTTCAAAGATGA
- a CDS encoding glycosyltransferase family 4 protein, giving the protein MSHVAYVSTYVPKRCGLATYTDHLRQYVRNAEKGCESDTVISIVNQSDDLQAYDPSLWFLRRDVREDYRKLAQRVNDSPVTVISLQHEFGIFGGDAGEYVLDFVRELRKPLVTTFHTVLESPQEPHRSVQEEIARHSDRIVVMNRRAIDLLVNQYQLPKSKLMYIPHGTPVSSPDRREPMRKQLGWTDKRVVMTFGLLSRNKGIELILKALPEVVRRIPNVLYAIVGQTHPEVKKHEGEAYREQLNEMIRELNLEQHVVMIDRYLSEDELVDHIMACDLYVTPYPGMQQITSGTLAYAVGLGRPVLSTPYVYAQDLLGEFEDLLIPYGDVDAWAQAIGRLLSDSATLQQWERRIQQIGREMSWPRVGESHARLFGELSQTHRKFESEGNVVGSVSR; this is encoded by the coding sequence ATGAGTCATGTTGCGTATGTCAGCACGTATGTACCGAAGCGGTGCGGCCTCGCCACCTACACCGACCATCTCCGGCAGTACGTCCGGAACGCGGAGAAAGGGTGCGAGTCCGATACCGTGATCTCGATCGTCAACCAAAGCGACGACTTGCAGGCGTACGACCCGTCGCTGTGGTTTCTCCGTCGCGATGTCCGCGAGGATTACCGCAAGTTGGCCCAACGCGTAAACGACAGCCCGGTCACCGTGATTTCGCTGCAGCACGAGTTCGGGATATTCGGCGGCGACGCCGGCGAATACGTGTTGGATTTCGTGCGCGAATTGCGCAAGCCGTTAGTCACCACATTCCACACGGTACTTGAGTCTCCCCAAGAGCCCCATCGCAGTGTGCAAGAGGAAATTGCGCGACACAGCGACCGCATTGTGGTAATGAATCGGCGGGCCATCGACCTGTTGGTCAATCAGTATCAATTGCCGAAGAGCAAATTGATGTACATCCCGCACGGCACCCCGGTGTCATCGCCGGACCGGCGCGAACCGATGCGCAAGCAACTTGGCTGGACTGACAAGCGAGTCGTGATGACATTTGGGCTGCTCAGCCGAAACAAGGGCATTGAACTGATCCTCAAAGCCTTGCCAGAAGTGGTTCGCCGGATTCCGAACGTCCTGTACGCCATCGTTGGCCAAACCCACCCTGAGGTGAAAAAACACGAAGGAGAAGCGTACCGGGAACAGCTGAACGAGATGATCCGGGAGCTCAATTTGGAGCAACACGTCGTGATGATCGACCGCTACCTCTCCGAGGACGAGTTGGTCGACCACATTATGGCTTGCGATCTGTACGTCACACCGTATCCCGGCATGCAACAGATCACGAGCGGAACGCTGGCCTACGCGGTGGGACTGGGTCGGCCTGTCTTGAGCACGCCGTACGTGTACGCACAAGACTTACTCGGTGAATTTGAGGATCTGCTCATCCCATACGGCGACGTGGATGCTTGGGCGCAGGCCATCGGCCGTCTCTTGTCCGATTCCGCCACTTTGCAGCAATGGGAGCGGCGAATCCAGCAGATTGGGCGCGAGATGTCTTGGCCGCGAGTCGGCGAGTCGCACGCCCGGTTGTTCGGTGAGCTGTCGCAGACACACCGGAAGTTTGAATCTGAAGGCAACGTCGTTGGGTCCGTTTCCCGTTAA
- a CDS encoding glycosyl transferase, whose translation MGPFPVKLTHLRRLTDDTGMIEHCIGKIPRRKEGYSTDDNARALWACVEWGRYAHRTWNNEAGEQLSDLADTYLAFLAWVQKDDGHFHNNVAYDRQWEPEQPSDDCLGRVLWATATAAVWDLNRDRARVAQRLCRNGFRAIGSIQFPRGMAHVLSAASLLVREAEANPELEQPFRDWVLHELPTVAQQLGERLLHQYRSHAKPGWRWFEDTMTYSNGVFPWALFHWHETFPSSEAKQTAKDSLDFLIEKMTGSHGVIRPIGNRGWCTPQSTSQWDQQPVEVMKLAMACQQAYKVTGEKGYLTVLDKCRAWFHGKNDLGVPMADASDGSSCDGLTENGPNRNRGAESTLAYLITEAIFHQTMEGDDDECADE comes from the coding sequence TTGGGTCCGTTTCCCGTTAAACTGACCCACCTGCGCCGGCTCACCGACGACACGGGAATGATCGAACACTGCATCGGGAAAATCCCACGTCGAAAGGAAGGCTATTCCACGGACGACAACGCCCGGGCGCTTTGGGCATGCGTCGAATGGGGCCGATACGCCCATCGCACCTGGAACAACGAAGCAGGTGAACAATTGTCCGACCTGGCCGACACGTACCTGGCGTTCTTGGCTTGGGTACAAAAAGATGACGGTCACTTCCACAACAATGTCGCGTATGACCGCCAATGGGAACCTGAGCAGCCGTCGGACGACTGCCTGGGACGCGTCCTGTGGGCCACTGCGACTGCTGCGGTGTGGGATCTCAACCGGGATCGAGCCCGCGTAGCCCAGCGTTTGTGCCGAAACGGGTTTCGTGCGATCGGCAGCATCCAGTTTCCGCGCGGCATGGCGCACGTACTGTCAGCGGCGAGTCTGCTTGTGCGTGAAGCGGAAGCGAATCCTGAATTGGAACAACCGTTCCGAGATTGGGTGCTGCATGAGCTGCCGACTGTCGCTCAGCAGCTCGGCGAACGACTGCTCCATCAATACCGCAGCCATGCCAAACCGGGATGGCGGTGGTTTGAGGACACCATGACCTACAGCAACGGCGTCTTCCCCTGGGCGTTGTTCCACTGGCATGAGACGTTCCCGTCCAGTGAGGCGAAACAGACGGCCAAGGACAGCCTTGATTTCCTGATCGAAAAAATGACGGGATCACACGGCGTGATCCGGCCGATCGGCAACCGCGGATGGTGCACGCCGCAAAGCACCAGCCAATGGGATCAACAACCGGTGGAAGTGATGAAGTTGGCGATGGCCTGCCAACAAGCGTACAAGGTCACCGGTGAAAAGGGTTACCTGACGGTGCTGGACAAGTGCCGGGCATGGTTCCACGGTAAAAACGACCTCGGTGTACCGATGGCCGATGCGTCGGACGGTTCCAGTTGCGACGGACTGACCGAGAACGGCCCCAATCGCAATCGAGGCGCCGAATCCACATTGGCCTACTTGATCACGGAAGCGATTTTCCATCAAACCATGGAGGGGGATGACGATGAGTGTGCTGACGAATAA
- a CDS encoding phosphomannomutase/phosphoglucomutase: MSVLTNKDNAIVSHVFREYDIRGIVGEEIHESFAYWLGRAFARRVRAEGQRTVVVGRDNRQSSPALARAVAAGLGDEQCEVLDIGEVTSPIFYFSLEHLNVPSGIMVTASHNPPNENGFKVAQNKTTLFGESVKSLYKEMVAVAEETGAKPVIRQDVPTKAVDIRTPYLDMLQQKIQLGDRKLKVVVDCGNGTASSFAPEALRLWGCEVVPLYCTSDPTFPNHHPDPVDPKNLTDLIRMVKETGADLGIAFDGDGDRLGVVDETGRIRWGDQLMILYWREILPKYPGCDAFVEVKCSQALVEEIKRLGGKPQFHRTGHSHIKATLRRTNAPFAGEMSGHLFFNDEFYGFDDALYAAGRLLRILSRDTKPLSAMFADVPQYHATPETRVTCEESQKSLVIERVKEHFAKQYPIVDVDGARIQFPSGWALVRSSNTQPILVLRAEADSAESLEKIKREVEEVVRASGITSTIPW, translated from the coding sequence ATGAGTGTGCTGACGAATAAGGACAACGCGATCGTTTCGCATGTGTTTCGGGAGTATGACATCCGGGGAATCGTCGGCGAAGAAATCCACGAGTCATTCGCCTACTGGTTGGGTCGGGCGTTTGCGCGCCGGGTGCGCGCGGAAGGCCAACGAACGGTGGTCGTTGGACGCGACAACCGGCAAAGTTCGCCCGCGCTTGCCCGTGCGGTCGCCGCGGGGCTGGGTGACGAACAGTGTGAAGTATTGGACATCGGGGAAGTCACCTCGCCGATCTTCTATTTCAGCCTCGAACACCTCAATGTCCCGTCCGGCATCATGGTCACGGCGAGCCACAACCCTCCCAACGAGAACGGATTCAAAGTGGCGCAGAACAAGACGACCCTGTTCGGCGAATCGGTCAAAAGCCTGTACAAGGAAATGGTGGCTGTAGCCGAAGAAACCGGCGCCAAACCGGTCATTCGGCAGGACGTTCCGACGAAAGCGGTTGACATTCGCACGCCGTACCTCGACATGTTGCAACAAAAGATCCAATTGGGCGACCGCAAGTTGAAAGTGGTCGTGGACTGCGGCAACGGTACCGCGTCTTCGTTCGCACCGGAGGCACTGAGGCTTTGGGGATGTGAAGTTGTGCCCCTGTACTGCACGTCGGACCCGACGTTCCCAAACCACCATCCAGACCCCGTTGATCCGAAGAACCTCACAGACCTCATCCGGATGGTGAAGGAGACGGGGGCGGACCTCGGGATCGCATTTGACGGCGATGGCGACCGCCTCGGTGTGGTGGACGAAACCGGTCGCATCCGCTGGGGAGACCAGTTGATGATTCTTTACTGGCGTGAAATCCTGCCCAAATACCCGGGATGTGATGCGTTCGTCGAAGTCAAATGTTCGCAGGCGCTGGTCGAAGAAATCAAACGGCTCGGCGGCAAGCCCCAATTCCACCGCACGGGTCACTCGCACATCAAGGCGACGCTGCGCAGGACCAACGCGCCGTTTGCAGGGGAAATGTCGGGCCACCTGTTCTTCAACGATGAGTTCTACGGATTTGACGATGCGCTGTATGCCGCGGGGCGGCTTTTGCGGATTCTGTCCCGGGACACGAAGCCACTCTCCGCTATGTTTGCAGACGTACCGCAGTACCATGCGACACCGGAGACGCGCGTAACCTGTGAGGAATCGCAAAAGTCGTTGGTCATCGAGCGGGTGAAAGAGCACTTCGCAAAGCAGTACCCGATTGTGGACGTGGACGGAGCGCGCATCCAGTTCCCGTCCGGGTGGGCGTTGGTGCGCAGTTCGAACACGCAACCCATTCTCGTGTTGCGGGCTGAAGCGGACAGCGCCGAGAGCCTGGAGAAGATTAAGCGCGAAGTAGAAGAAGTCGTGCGGGCCAGCGGCATCACCTCCACCATCCCGTGGTGA